The uncultured Bacteroides sp. genome has a segment encoding these proteins:
- the rny gene encoding ribonuclease Y: MNVIIASILCFIVGGSLSYVLFRYILKTKYESTIREAQVEAEVIKKNKLLEVKEKFLNKKADLEKEVALRNQKIQQAENKLKQRELVLNQKQEEIQRKKNEAEAVKENLEVQLGIVDKKKEELEKLQHQEREKLETLSGLSAEEAKSRLVESLKEEAKTEASSFINDIMDDAKLTANKEAKRIVIQSIQRVATETAIENSVTVFHIESDEIKGRIIGREGRNIRALEAATGVEIVVDDTPEAIVLSAFDPVRREIARLALHQLVTDGRIHPARIEEVVAKVKKQVEEEIIETGKRTTIDLGIHGLHPELIRIIGKMKYRSSYGQNLLQHARETANLCSVMASELGLNPKKAKRAGLLHDIGKVPDEEPELPHALLGMKLAEKFKEKPDICNAIGAHHDETEMTSLFAPIVQVCDAISGARPGARREIVEAYIKRLNDLEQLAMSYPGVTKTYAIQAGRELRVIVGADKIDDKATESLSGEIAKKIQDEMTYPGQVKITVIRETRAISFAK, encoded by the coding sequence ATGAACGTAATAATAGCATCAATTTTATGCTTTATCGTGGGAGGCTCTCTTTCTTACGTTTTGTTTAGATATATTCTGAAAACAAAATATGAAAGCACCATAAGGGAAGCACAGGTAGAAGCAGAAGTTATTAAGAAGAACAAGCTTCTTGAAGTAAAGGAAAAGTTCCTGAATAAAAAAGCCGACCTTGAAAAAGAGGTCGCCCTACGTAACCAAAAGATTCAACAGGCAGAAAACAAGTTGAAACAACGTGAGCTTGTTCTGAACCAGAAACAAGAAGAAATACAGCGTAAAAAGAATGAAGCAGAAGCTGTTAAGGAAAATCTTGAAGTACAACTTGGTATTGTAGATAAGAAAAAAGAAGAACTGGAAAAGCTGCAACATCAGGAAAGAGAGAAACTGGAAACACTTTCTGGACTTTCTGCTGAGGAAGCAAAGAGCCGCCTGGTAGAATCCTTGAAAGAGGAAGCTAAGACCGAGGCATCTTCTTTCATCAACGACATCATGGATGATGCCAAACTTACAGCTAATAAAGAAGCTAAGAGAATTGTAATTCAGTCTATCCAAAGGGTAGCTACTGAAACAGCCATAGAGAATTCTGTAACTGTGTTCCATATTGAAAGCGACGAAATAAAAGGTCGCATCATTGGACGTGAAGGCCGAAACATTCGTGCTCTTGAAGCTGCAACAGGTGTGGAAATTGTTGTAGACGACACCCCTGAAGCAATTGTATTATCTGCCTTTGACCCGGTTCGCCGTGAAATTGCCCGTCTGGCTCTTCACCAATTGGTTACTGACGGCCGTATTCACCCTGCCCGAATTGAGGAAGTGGTTGCTAAAGTTAAAAAACAAGTTGAAGAAGAAATTATTGAAACAGGTAAACGTACTACTATCGATCTTGGTATTCACGGATTGCACCCTGAATTAATCAGAATCATTGGTAAAATGAAATATCGTTCTTCTTACGGACAGAACTTATTACAACATGCTCGTGAAACAGCTAATCTTTGTTCAGTAATGGCTTCCGAACTGGGACTTAACCCAAAGAAAGCAAAACGTGCCGGATTGTTGCATGATATTGGTAAGGTGCCTGATGAGGAACCAGAATTGCCACACGCACTGTTGGGTATGAAGCTTGCTGAGAAATTTAAAGAGAAACCAGATATCTGTAATGCTATTGGTGCTCACCATGACGAAACAGAAATGACCAGCCTCTTCGCTCCTATTGTTCAGGTTTGTGATGCTATCTCCGGAGCTCGTCCGGGAGCACGTCGCGAAATTGTGGAAGCTTACATCAAACGTCTTAATGATCTGGAACAATTGGCTATGTCTTATCCGGGTGTAACAAAGACTTATGCAATTCAGGCAGGTCGTGAACTTCGCGTGATTGTAGGAGCAGACAAGATTGACGATAAGGCAACAGAAAGTTTGTCTGGCGAAATAGCTAAAAAGATTCAGGATGAAATGACTTATCCGGGTCAGGTGAAGATCACCGTTATCCGCGAAACTCGTGCCATTAGCTT
- a CDS encoding cell division protein ZapA, which yields MNDKIKINLQMADESFTMTINRDEEELYRKAAKQVNDRMNVYRSKYKPSGVPGAKVYGQKDFLAMVAFDFACNNLKLEEKNDTSPFTNKIEELTQDLEEHFSKE from the coding sequence ATGAACGATAAAATAAAAATAAACCTGCAGATGGCAGATGAATCCTTTACGATGACCATTAATCGTGATGAGGAAGAGTTGTACAGGAAAGCTGCCAAACAGGTAAACGATAGAATGAACGTGTATCGTTCCAAATATAAACCATCCGGAGTTCCGGGAGCCAAAGTATACGGTCAAAAAGACTTTCTGGCAATGGTTGCTTTTGATTTCGCATGTAATAATCTGAAGTTGGAAGAAAAGAATGATACGTCACCTTTTACTAATAAAATTGAAGAACTGACACAGGATTTGGAAGAACACTTCAGTAAAGAGTAA
- a CDS encoding nucleosidase: MLKVLITHAVNDELITVNLCGSEVKYVRTGIGKVKATIRLMDALAQECPDLVINIGTAGTVDHNVGDVFVCHHFIDRDLQKVGCLNLVYEIDSSALLDEKGYCGDWKHQGICNTGDSFLTETADSHGDVFDMEAYAQAQVCQMKNIPFISVKYVTDKIGENSIKHWEDKLADAREGLSKFLNNLSLA, translated from the coding sequence ATGCTGAAAGTTTTGATAACTCATGCTGTGAACGATGAACTGATCACGGTAAATCTGTGTGGTAGTGAGGTGAAATACGTGCGCACCGGCATTGGAAAAGTGAAAGCGACTATTCGTTTGATGGATGCTTTGGCGCAGGAATGCCCGGACCTGGTAATAAACATTGGAACCGCAGGTACAGTAGATCACAATGTGGGCGATGTGTTTGTTTGCCATCATTTTATTGACAGAGATCTTCAGAAAGTGGGCTGTCTCAATCTGGTGTATGAAATAGATTCTTCTGCTTTGCTCGATGAAAAGGGATATTGTGGCGATTGGAAACATCAGGGAATATGTAATACTGGTGATAGCTTTCTGACGGAGACTGCTGATTCACACGGTGATGTGTTCGATATGGAGGCCTATGCTCAGGCACAAGTATGCCAGATGAAGAACATTCCATTCATTTCTGTGAAATATGTAACTGATAAGATTGGTGAGAATTCCATAAAACATTGGGAAGATAAACTGGCTGATGCCCGCGAAGGACTGAGCAAATTTCTGAACAACCTTTCGTTGGCCTGA
- a CDS encoding L-lactate permease, giving the protein MELFWAVIPVLLLIVLMAFLKMSGDKSSMISLFVTILIAFLAFHAQTDTIFFSFLYGALKAISPILIIILMAIFSYNILLHTQKMEVIKQQFTSISSDKTVQVLLLTWGFGGLLEAMAGFGTAVAIPAAILISLGFKPIFSAVVSLIANSVATAFGAIGTPVLVLAKETNLDVLHLSSNIVLQLSVLMFLIPFILVFLTDPKVKSLPRNLFLALLVGGVSFVGQFVAARYMGAESPAIIGSILSIIVIVAYGKLTARKDEATIKSPKLKDILNAWSIYLLILFLIIFSSPLFPAVRHVLSTHLVTNIVLPIHGQGITYSISWLTHAGVLLFIGTFVGGLIQGAKPKDIFAVLWRTFKLLKKTFITVICLVALSTIMDKAGMIAVIATALATATGALYPLFAPFIGCLGTFITGSDTSSNILFGKLQATVAGKISVNPEWLAAANTVGATGGKIISPQSIAIATSACGQQGKEGAILKAAIPYALMYVVVTGLLVYIFC; this is encoded by the coding sequence ATGGAACTATTTTGGGCTGTTATTCCCGTTTTACTTCTTATTGTTCTAATGGCATTTTTAAAAATGTCGGGAGATAAAAGTAGTATGATCTCACTTTTTGTGACTATTCTGATTGCATTTCTTGCGTTTCATGCCCAGACAGATACAATCTTCTTTTCATTCCTGTATGGTGCATTGAAAGCAATTTCTCCCATCTTGATTATTATCTTGATGGCAATATTCAGTTATAACATATTGCTTCATACCCAGAAGATGGAGGTCATCAAGCAACAGTTTACCTCGATTTCATCAGATAAAACGGTTCAGGTGTTACTGCTCACCTGGGGATTTGGAGGATTACTTGAAGCGATGGCCGGATTTGGCACTGCTGTGGCCATTCCTGCTGCTATTCTTATAAGTCTGGGGTTTAAGCCCATATTCTCGGCTGTGGTCAGCCTGATTGCAAACAGTGTGGCCACCGCTTTTGGCGCTATCGGTACTCCGGTACTGGTGCTTGCCAAAGAGACTAACCTTGATGTTTTGCATTTAAGTTCCAATATCGTGCTGCAACTCTCCGTACTGATGTTCCTTATTCCTTTTATTTTGGTTTTCCTTACTGATCCGAAAGTGAAATCTTTGCCACGGAATCTTTTCCTTGCGCTATTGGTTGGAGGAGTCTCTTTTGTGGGACAGTTTGTTGCCGCCCGTTATATGGGAGCCGAATCTCCGGCTATTATAGGAAGTATACTTTCCATTATTGTGATTGTGGCTTACGGAAAACTAACAGCCAGGAAAGATGAGGCGACGATAAAGAGCCCCAAGCTGAAGGATATACTCAATGCATGGAGCATTTATCTTCTTATTTTGTTTCTCATAATCTTTAGTAGTCCGTTGTTTCCCGCTGTCCGTCATGTATTAAGCACTCATCTGGTTACAAATATTGTGTTGCCTATTCATGGTCAGGGAATTACTTATTCAATTTCCTGGCTTACACATGCCGGAGTTTTATTATTTATTGGTACATTTGTGGGTGGACTTATTCAGGGAGCAAAGCCAAAGGATATATTTGCTGTGCTGTGGCGTACTTTTAAACTGCTGAAGAAAACGTTTATTACGGTCATTTGTCTGGTTGCCTTATCTACTATTATGGACAAAGCAGGGATGATTGCTGTGATTGCAACCGCTTTGGCAACTGCCACAGGAGCTCTTTATCCGCTTTTTGCACCGTTTATTGGTTGTCTCGGAACCTTTATAACAGGTAGTGATACCTCTTCCAATATTCTTTTCGGGAAACTTCAGGCCACAGTAGCGGGGAAAATTTCTGTAAATCCGGAGTGGCTTGCCGCGGCTAATACCGTGGGCGCAACAGGTGGAAAGATTATTTCTCCGCAAAGTATAGCAATTGCCACTTCCGCATGCGGGCAACAGGGGAAAGAGGGGGCTATACTGAAAGCGGCTATCCCTTATGCTTTAATGTATGTGGTTGTAACCGGACTTCTGGTGTATATTTTCTGTTAG
- a CDS encoding (Fe-S)-binding protein: protein MKIGLFIPCYINAIYPQVGVASYRLLKSLGLEVDYPLDQTCCGQPMANGGFEGEAVNLAKRFDELFKEYDYIVGPSASCVAFVKENHPGILAKEHHECTSSGKIYDICEFIHDVVKPAKLSAKFPHKVSIHNSCHGVRELYLSSSSEMNIPYYSKLRDLLSLVEGVEIFEPQKVDECCGFGGMFAIEEPEISVCMGQDKVKDHMETGAEYITGADSSCLMHMEGVIKRNKLPIKTIHIVEILAAQL, encoded by the coding sequence ATGAAAATTGGTTTGTTTATCCCTTGCTACATAAATGCAATCTATCCTCAGGTTGGGGTGGCCTCTTACCGGTTGCTGAAGAGTTTAGGCCTTGAAGTAGACTATCCGTTGGATCAGACCTGTTGCGGACAGCCAATGGCGAACGGAGGTTTTGAAGGCGAAGCGGTTAATCTGGCTAAGCGCTTTGACGAGTTGTTTAAAGAGTATGATTATATAGTAGGTCCGTCGGCCAGTTGTGTGGCTTTTGTGAAAGAAAACCATCCTGGTATCCTGGCAAAAGAACACCACGAATGTACCAGCTCAGGCAAAATATACGATATTTGCGAGTTTATTCACGATGTGGTGAAGCCTGCAAAATTAAGTGCTAAGTTTCCTCACAAAGTAAGTATTCATAATAGTTGCCACGGCGTACGCGAACTTTATCTCTCCTCATCAAGTGAAATGAATATTCCTTATTATTCCAAATTGCGGGATTTGCTTTCATTAGTGGAAGGAGTGGAAATATTCGAACCCCAAAAAGTGGACGAGTGTTGTGGCTTTGGAGGAATGTTTGCCATTGAAGAACCCGAAATATCCGTTTGCATGGGGCAGGATAAGGTAAAAGACCACATGGAAACCGGAGCGGAATACATTACGGGAGCAGACAGCTCTTGTCTGATGCACATGGAAGGGGTGATAAAGCGAAATAAACTTCCTATTAAAACAATTCATATTGTAGAAATTTTAGCTGCACAATTATGA
- a CDS encoding lactate utilization protein B, which yields MSTKHSIAAAKFAANKEQATWHNETLWMVRAKRDRLSKEIPEWEQLRDLACNIKLYSNSHLEQLLQEFEKNATANGAIVHWAKDAKEHNEIVLGILRDHEVKHFVKSKSMLAEECDLNPFLIEKGIEVVETDLGERILQLMDIPPSHIVLPAIHIKRQQVGELFEEKLGTEKGNSDPTYLTRAARKHLRDKFLNAEAAMTGANFAVASTGDIVVCTNEGNADMGTSCPKIHIASMGMEKIVPDQEALGVFTRLLARSATGQPVTSYTSHYRKPREGGEFHIIIVDNGRSQILGKPDHIKTLNCIRCGACMNTCPVYRRSGGYSYTYFIPGPIGINLGMLHSAEKYFDNLSACSLCLSCSHVCPVKVDLGEQIYRWRQEMDKIGKASKEKKMMSGGMKFLMERPKLFNSALWMSPVVNILPRFLKYNGLNEWGKGRELPEFAKESFNEMWKKNKVK from the coding sequence ATGAGTACCAAACATTCTATAGCGGCAGCTAAGTTTGCCGCAAACAAAGAGCAGGCAACCTGGCACAATGAAACCCTTTGGATGGTGCGTGCCAAACGTGACAGATTGAGTAAGGAAATCCCTGAATGGGAACAGCTCAGAGATTTGGCGTGCAACATCAAGTTGTATTCAAATAGTCATCTGGAACAATTACTGCAAGAGTTCGAGAAAAACGCAACAGCCAATGGAGCTATTGTTCATTGGGCAAAAGATGCAAAAGAGCATAACGAAATAGTTCTTGGCATTCTTCGCGATCATGAGGTGAAGCATTTCGTGAAAAGTAAATCAATGCTGGCAGAAGAGTGCGACTTAAATCCTTTCCTTATAGAAAAAGGCATTGAAGTGGTGGAAACGGATTTAGGTGAACGTATCCTTCAATTGATGGATATTCCACCCAGTCATATTGTCCTTCCGGCTATTCACATCAAGCGTCAGCAGGTAGGCGAGCTTTTTGAAGAGAAGCTAGGAACCGAGAAAGGAAATTCTGACCCTACTTATCTTACTCGTGCAGCGCGTAAACATCTGCGTGATAAATTCCTGAATGCAGAAGCTGCAATGACAGGCGCCAATTTTGCCGTGGCATCCACGGGAGATATAGTAGTCTGCACAAATGAAGGGAATGCGGATATGGGTACTTCCTGCCCTAAGATTCATATTGCCAGTATGGGAATGGAAAAGATTGTACCTGATCAGGAAGCATTAGGTGTATTTACCCGTCTGTTGGCTCGTTCGGCTACCGGGCAGCCTGTAACTTCCTATACCTCGCATTATCGTAAACCACGTGAAGGAGGTGAGTTTCATATAATTATTGTAGATAACGGAAGAAGTCAGATTCTTGGAAAACCAGATCATATAAAAACCCTGAATTGCATTCGTTGTGGTGCCTGTATGAATACTTGTCCGGTTTATCGTCGCAGTGGTGGTTACTCATATACCTACTTTATTCCCGGTCCTATCGGTATAAATCTTGGAATGCTTCACTCTGCCGAAAAATATTTCGATAACCTATCCGCCTGTTCCCTTTGTCTCTCTTGTTCACACGTCTGTCCGGTTAAGGTAGACTTGGGCGAACAAATCTATCGTTGGAGGCAAGAGATGGATAAGATAGGGAAAGCCAGCAAAGAGAAAAAGATGATGTCCGGTGGTATGAAGTTTCTTATGGAACGTCCCAAACTCTTTAATTCGGCACTTTGGATGTCTCCGGTAGTGAATATCTTGCCTCGTTTCCTGAAATATAACGGGCTGAACGAATGGGGAAAAGGACGTGAACTTCCAGAGTTTGCAAAAGAATCCTTTAATGAGATGTGGAAAAAGAATAAAGTAAAATAA
- a CDS encoding LUD domain-containing protein yields MTSKEWILDSIRQHTQTKYDKLELSVDAITYNNKQAKFCDILQQVGGEFYVLKENEDLNKVILELNPDAKRIGSTLSYITCNTYNPDELENSTELSGTDLGIVEGVFGVAENGAVWMDQNVKHKALYFISEKLIIVLDKNKIVNNMHEAYRQMGIGKYGFGVFISGPSKTADIEQALVIGAHGPKGLMVILK; encoded by the coding sequence ATGACTAGCAAAGAGTGGATTTTGGATAGTATCCGTCAGCATACTCAAACAAAATATGACAAACTGGAATTGTCTGTTGATGCAATTACTTATAATAACAAACAGGCTAAGTTTTGTGATATCCTGCAACAGGTTGGGGGTGAGTTTTATGTCTTAAAAGAAAATGAAGATCTCAATAAGGTGATTCTGGAACTGAATCCCGATGCAAAAAGAATTGGTTCAACTCTTTCATACATTACCTGTAATACATATAATCCCGATGAACTGGAAAATTCTACTGAACTAAGCGGAACAGATCTTGGTATTGTGGAAGGAGTGTTCGGCGTAGCTGAAAACGGAGCAGTGTGGATGGACCAGAATGTGAAGCATAAAGCGCTCTATTTTATTTCCGAGAAGCTGATAATAGTACTGGATAAAAATAAGATAGTGAATAATATGCATGAAGCTTACAGGCAAATGGGAATAGGAAAATATGGCTTTGGCGTATTTATTTCCGGCCCGTCAAAGACAGCAGATATTGAACAAGCTTTGGTGATTGGAGCACATGGTCCGAAAGGACTAATGGTTATATTGAAATAG